Proteins encoded together in one Shewanella acanthi window:
- the glmS gene encoding glutamine--fructose-6-phosphate transaminase (isomerizing), whose amino-acid sequence MCGIVGAVAQRDVAEILVEGLRRLEYRGYDSAGVAVLNNGELNRTRRVGKVQELSNALEENPLAGGTGIAHTRWATHGEPSERNAHPHVSESDIAVVHNGIIENHNKLREMLKGLGYQFSSDTDTEVICHLVHHELKTHDSLLTAVQATVKQLEGAYGTVVIDRRDSERMVVARSGSPLVIGFGLGENFVASDQLALLPVTRSFAFLEEGDVAEITRRTVSIFDVNGNQVVREVKESEITHDAGDKGEYRHYMLKEIYEQPLALTRTIEGRIANKQVLDTAFGDNAAAFLKDIKHVQIIACGTSYHAGMAARYWLEDWAGVSCNVEIASEFRYRKSHMYPNSLLVTISQSGETADTLAAMRLAKEMGYKATLTICNAPGSSLVRESDMAYMMKAGAEIGVASTKAFTVQLAGLLMLTAVLGRYNGMSEQMQADITQSLQSMPAKVEQALGLDDAIAELAEDFADKNHALFLGRGDQYPIAMEGALKLKEISYIHAEAYASGELKHGPLALIDADMPVIVVAPNNELLEKLKSNVEEVRARGGLMYVFADVDAEFESDDTMKVIPVPHCDIFMAPLIYTIPLQLLSYHVALIKGTDVDQPRNLAKSVTVE is encoded by the coding sequence ATGTGTGGAATCGTTGGCGCCGTAGCGCAAAGGGATGTGGCAGAAATTCTGGTCGAAGGTTTACGCCGTTTAGAATACCGCGGTTACGACTCCGCCGGTGTGGCCGTGCTTAATAATGGCGAACTGAACCGTACTCGCCGTGTAGGTAAAGTGCAGGAGCTTTCGAATGCCCTTGAGGAAAATCCACTTGCTGGTGGCACGGGTATCGCCCATACCCGCTGGGCAACCCACGGTGAACCGAGTGAGCGCAACGCGCATCCACATGTTTCAGAGAGCGATATCGCCGTAGTACATAACGGTATTATCGAAAACCACAATAAACTGCGCGAAATGCTCAAAGGTTTGGGATATCAATTTAGCTCAGACACAGATACCGAAGTGATTTGCCACTTAGTTCACCACGAACTGAAAACCCACGACAGCCTACTGACCGCCGTGCAAGCGACCGTTAAGCAGTTAGAAGGCGCCTACGGCACTGTGGTTATCGATCGCCGCGATAGCGAGCGCATGGTCGTTGCTCGCTCTGGCAGCCCATTAGTGATTGGTTTTGGTCTAGGCGAAAACTTTGTTGCTTCAGATCAGTTAGCCCTGCTGCCTGTTACCCGTTCTTTCGCCTTCTTAGAGGAAGGTGATGTGGCAGAAATTACCCGCCGCACAGTAAGCATTTTCGATGTGAACGGCAATCAGGTCGTTCGCGAAGTGAAGGAATCGGAAATCACCCACGATGCGGGCGATAAGGGCGAATACCGCCATTATATGCTCAAGGAAATCTACGAGCAGCCACTGGCACTGACTCGCACCATTGAAGGCCGTATTGCCAATAAACAAGTGCTAGATACTGCCTTTGGTGATAATGCAGCTGCGTTCCTTAAGGATATTAAACACGTACAGATCATCGCCTGTGGTACTAGCTACCATGCGGGTATGGCTGCCCGTTATTGGTTAGAAGACTGGGCGGGCGTTTCCTGTAACGTCGAAATCGCCTCCGAGTTCCGTTACCGCAAATCGCACATGTACCCAAACAGCTTGTTAGTGACTATCTCCCAATCGGGTGAAACCGCAGATACGCTAGCAGCGATGCGTCTGGCGAAGGAAATGGGTTACAAGGCAACGCTAACAATCTGTAACGCACCAGGTTCATCTCTGGTTCGCGAATCAGACATGGCCTACATGATGAAAGCGGGCGCCGAGATTGGCGTGGCTTCGACTAAGGCATTTACCGTGCAACTTGCAGGCCTGTTAATGCTGACCGCAGTGCTGGGTCGTTACAATGGTATGTCTGAGCAGATGCAGGCGGATATCACCCAAAGCCTACAATCTATGCCGGCCAAGGTTGAGCAAGCGTTAGGTCTAGATGATGCGATTGCCGAACTGGCGGAAGATTTTGCCGACAAGAACCATGCGCTATTTCTTGGCCGTGGCGACCAATACCCAATCGCGATGGAAGGGGCGTTAAAACTTAAGGAAATCTCCTACATCCACGCCGAAGCCTATGCGTCGGGTGAACTGAAGCATGGCCCATTGGCGCTGATTGATGCCGATATGCCAGTGATCGTCGTTGCGCCAAACAATGAACTGTTAGAAAAACTCAAATCTAACGTCGAAGAAGTGCGTGCCCGTGGCGGTTTAATGTATGTCTTTGCTGATGTGGATGCCGAGTTTGAGTCCGACGACACGATGAAGGTTATCCCTGTGCCACATTGCGATATCTTTATGGCGCCACTGATTTACACTATCCCGCTGCAACTGCTGTCTTACCATGTTGCTCTAATTAAAGGCACAGACGTAGACCAGCCACGTAACCTAGCAAAATCGGTGACAGTGGAATAA
- a CDS encoding DeoR/GlpR family DNA-binding transcription regulator, translating into MNKRNTQQRRHSIINILNEQGEVSVDELSLRFETSEVTIRKDLAELEKTGLLLRRYGGAVAIPDEVTQQFSAKIAPNKLSIAKAAAQLIKDHNRIIIDSGTTTSGLIEQLNQKRGLVVMTNALHLANAIHELENEPTLLMTGGTWDPHSESFQGQVAEQVLRSYNFDQLFIGADGIDLERGTTTFNELTGLSKVMAEVSREVIVMVDSNKIGKRIPNLELGWDKISVLVTDDRIEERAMKQITEQGVRVIVAPYAQ; encoded by the coding sequence ATGAATAAACGAAACACACAGCAACGCCGCCACAGCATCATTAACATCCTAAACGAACAGGGTGAAGTGAGTGTCGACGAGCTATCGTTACGTTTCGAAACCTCAGAAGTGACCATTCGTAAGGACTTGGCCGAGTTAGAAAAAACGGGCCTGTTGCTGCGCCGCTATGGTGGTGCTGTGGCCATTCCCGATGAAGTGACCCAGCAGTTCTCGGCCAAAATCGCCCCGAATAAATTGTCTATCGCTAAGGCGGCCGCGCAGCTTATCAAAGACCATAACCGCATCATTATCGACAGCGGCACAACCACTTCGGGGCTGATTGAGCAACTCAACCAGAAGCGTGGGCTGGTGGTGATGACCAATGCACTGCACTTAGCTAACGCTATCCATGAGCTAGAGAACGAGCCGACACTTTTGATGACCGGTGGCACTTGGGATCCCCATTCTGAATCTTTCCAGGGCCAAGTGGCCGAGCAAGTGCTGCGTTCCTATAACTTCGACCAACTGTTTATCGGCGCCGATGGTATCGATTTAGAACGCGGCACGACCACCTTCAATGAGCTTACAGGCCTAAGTAAGGTGATGGCGGAAGTGTCCCGCGAAGTGATTGTAATGGTCGACTCTAACAAAATTGGTAAACGCATCCCCAATCTCGAACTGGGGTGGGACAAAATTAGCGTATTAGTGACCGATGATCGCATCGAAGAGCGCGCCATGAAACAAATTACCGAGCAGGGGGTGCGTGTGATTGTCGCGCCCTATGCCCAATAG
- a CDS encoding TonB-dependent siderophore receptor: MIFKYSVVGIAVGAALMATPVMAQAPNEANIEHIQVTGRTFNDYKVGSASGAMRGDIQLMDTPQSVNVIPDFVTDEQLATNLAEVLVNDSSVTAGTTRWNRQVFSVRGFELDSGNGYLINGHQQWSHYVQPIETLQQVEVLKGPSSMLYGQSGPGGLVNMVTKKPTYDPLLNIGFDTDGYGSTRVQLDAGGSLNEAQSLRYRGVLVKQDTQYWREYSTTNENQERDRWLGYLNLEYDISDELLLSVKYDHTQDKAGIDAGGWLDKQGNVIGDAKTIWDAPWAFTDNTVSNLGADLTWHMSDDWQVKLGYNDQQFNRQRFDSAPQYTLDPFSAGYSIKPFDRYDDWQHKTAFVDFTGEFELAGVGHQLLIGANYLDYFYQQQILRGATQTVLPGQIVIKPNLDYHTGKKGTLSEYNYYGFYLQDLVTLNEQWKLLAGVRYDEQKKDGYGENSYAVSPKFGLIYSPMDNGNIYFNYSKSFTPQGAVNDEFDVNNGLNLKPEYGIQYELGTKWELLNDSLLLTAAIFDITLENITISETLLEPIGDYTDITTQGGKQKHQGFEFGAQGKVADSWFITSSMMYLDAEYQTGDAREGKTPIDAPEWSANIWTRYEVTDKFAMNFGAIYVGERFADTDNTITKDDYVRFDIGAAYNLAILGKEVGIRANVRNLFDTEYIEGGQYNMVTLGQDRNFSIALEAKF, translated from the coding sequence ATGATTTTCAAATACTCTGTGGTTGGTATAGCGGTTGGTGCGGCTTTAATGGCTACGCCTGTGATGGCGCAGGCGCCAAATGAGGCGAATATTGAGCACATTCAGGTCACAGGCCGTACGTTTAACGACTATAAAGTTGGTAGTGCCTCCGGAGCGATGCGCGGTGATATTCAGCTGATGGATACTCCACAATCAGTCAATGTGATCCCCGATTTTGTGACCGACGAACAGTTAGCCACAAACCTTGCCGAAGTCTTAGTGAATGATTCGAGCGTGACCGCTGGAACTACCCGCTGGAACCGTCAGGTGTTTAGCGTACGTGGTTTTGAGTTGGATTCTGGCAATGGGTATTTAATCAATGGCCACCAGCAATGGTCACACTATGTACAACCCATAGAAACTCTGCAACAGGTCGAGGTCCTCAAGGGACCTTCAAGCATGCTGTATGGTCAATCTGGCCCCGGTGGACTGGTGAATATGGTCACTAAGAAGCCAACCTATGATCCTCTGCTAAACATAGGATTCGATACCGACGGCTATGGCTCGACTCGCGTTCAGTTAGATGCGGGTGGCAGTTTAAATGAAGCGCAAAGCCTTCGTTACCGTGGTGTTTTAGTAAAGCAGGACACGCAATATTGGCGTGAATATTCGACGACCAATGAGAACCAGGAGCGTGATCGCTGGTTAGGTTACTTAAACCTCGAATACGATATCAGTGATGAGCTGTTGTTATCGGTCAAATACGATCATACCCAAGATAAAGCGGGTATCGATGCGGGTGGCTGGTTGGATAAACAGGGTAATGTCATTGGCGATGCAAAGACCATTTGGGATGCGCCCTGGGCTTTTACCGATAATACCGTTTCTAACCTAGGTGCCGATTTAACTTGGCATATGAGTGATGATTGGCAAGTCAAACTCGGTTACAACGACCAACAATTTAATCGCCAGCGATTTGATTCGGCGCCGCAATACACGCTCGATCCATTCAGTGCGGGTTATAGCATCAAACCCTTCGACCGTTATGACGATTGGCAGCATAAAACCGCTTTTGTCGATTTTACTGGCGAATTCGAACTTGCAGGAGTTGGGCATCAGTTATTGATTGGCGCTAACTATCTTGATTATTTCTATCAGCAACAAATCCTTCGCGGTGCAACTCAAACCGTGCTTCCGGGCCAAATCGTGATTAAACCAAATCTGGATTACCACACGGGTAAGAAAGGTACCCTAAGCGAATACAATTACTATGGCTTCTACCTGCAGGATTTAGTGACCTTAAATGAGCAATGGAAGCTGCTTGCGGGTGTGCGTTACGATGAGCAGAAAAAGGATGGTTATGGCGAAAATAGTTACGCGGTATCGCCAAAGTTTGGGCTGATCTACTCACCAATGGACAATGGCAATATTTACTTCAACTATTCCAAGAGTTTTACTCCCCAGGGCGCGGTGAATGACGAGTTCGATGTAAACAATGGCCTTAACCTTAAACCCGAGTACGGCATTCAGTACGAGTTGGGCACTAAGTGGGAGCTGTTAAACGACAGCTTGTTATTAACGGCCGCGATATTCGATATCACCCTTGAAAACATCACTATTTCAGAGACCTTACTCGAGCCTATCGGCGATTACACTGACATCACGACCCAAGGTGGTAAACAAAAACACCAAGGGTTCGAATTTGGTGCCCAGGGTAAAGTGGCCGATAGCTGGTTTATCACGTCATCTATGATGTATTTAGATGCTGAATATCAAACTGGTGATGCCCGTGAGGGTAAAACCCCGATAGATGCACCCGAGTGGTCGGCAAATATCTGGACCCGCTATGAAGTGACAGATAAATTTGCAATGAACTTCGGCGCTATTTATGTGGGTGAGCGGTTCGCTGATACTGACAACACTATCACCAAAGACGATTATGTGCGGTTCGATATAGGCGCTGCTTACAATTTGGCTATTTTAGGCAAAGAAGTGGGCATTCGAGCCAACGTACGTAACCTGTTCGATACCGAGTATATCGAAGGCGGCCAATATAATATGGTGACCTTAGGCCAAGACCGTAACTTTAGTATTGCCCTAGAAGCTAAATTCTAA
- the glmU gene encoding bifunctional UDP-N-acetylglucosamine diphosphorylase/glucosamine-1-phosphate N-acetyltransferase GlmU gives MALNVVILAAGKGTRMRSDLPKVLHPIAHKSMVQHVIDTAHAIGSDAIQLVYGYGADKLKAVLGEQQLNWMLQAEQLGTGHAVAQAIPNIDDNDTVLVLYGDVPLIQASTLEALLAARPEQGVAILTVNLANPTGYGRIVRENGKVVGIVEQKDANAEQLAINEVNTGIMAVPGKALKTWLGRLSNNNAQGEYYLTDIIAMAHADGVEINTAQPQSAIEVEGANNRVQLAQLERAYQAREAEKLMIAGANLRDPSRIDIRGEVTVGMDVMIDVNVIFEGKVVIGNNVSIGAGAILIDCEIANNAEIKPYSIVEGAKLGVAASAGPFARLRPGAELMQDAHIGNFVEMKKAVLGVGSKAGHLAYLGDAQIGAGVNIGAGTITCNYDGANKHLTVIEDDVFVGSDTQLVAPVTIGKGATLGAGSTITRDVGADELVITRVKQRHLSGWQRPVKIKK, from the coding sequence ATGGCATTAAACGTAGTGATCTTAGCGGCAGGTAAGGGAACCAGAATGCGCTCGGATCTTCCCAAGGTATTACATCCCATCGCCCATAAGAGCATGGTGCAACATGTGATTGATACCGCCCATGCTATTGGCAGCGATGCCATTCAACTGGTGTATGGTTACGGCGCCGATAAGCTCAAGGCAGTTTTAGGTGAGCAACAACTCAATTGGATGCTTCAAGCCGAGCAATTAGGTACAGGCCATGCGGTAGCCCAAGCGATTCCCAATATCGACGATAACGACACAGTATTAGTGCTTTACGGTGATGTGCCACTAATCCAAGCCTCAACCCTCGAAGCGTTATTAGCTGCGCGTCCTGAGCAGGGCGTTGCCATCCTTACGGTAAATCTTGCTAATCCAACAGGTTATGGCCGTATCGTACGTGAAAATGGCAAAGTTGTAGGCATTGTCGAGCAAAAGGATGCTAATGCCGAGCAGTTAGCTATTAACGAAGTGAACACGGGCATTATGGCTGTGCCTGGCAAGGCCTTGAAAACCTGGCTTGGCCGTTTGTCGAATAACAATGCCCAGGGCGAATACTATCTTACCGATATTATTGCCATGGCCCACGCAGATGGTGTTGAGATCAATACCGCTCAGCCACAGTCAGCTATCGAGGTAGAAGGCGCTAACAACCGCGTGCAACTCGCACAATTGGAGCGAGCCTACCAAGCCCGTGAAGCCGAAAAACTGATGATTGCCGGCGCAAATCTGCGTGATCCAAGCCGCATCGATATCCGTGGTGAAGTCACTGTCGGTATGGATGTGATGATCGACGTAAACGTGATTTTTGAAGGCAAAGTCGTGATTGGCAATAACGTCAGCATTGGTGCAGGCGCGATTCTAATTGACTGTGAAATTGCCAATAACGCCGAAATCAAACCTTACTCTATTGTCGAAGGTGCTAAGTTAGGTGTAGCGGCCAGCGCTGGTCCTTTTGCCCGTTTACGCCCAGGTGCTGAGCTCATGCAAGATGCCCATATCGGTAACTTCGTCGAGATGAAAAAGGCCGTATTAGGCGTTGGCTCTAAGGCGGGTCACTTAGCCTATCTAGGTGATGCCCAGATTGGTGCGGGCGTAAACATTGGTGCCGGTACTATTACCTGTAACTACGACGGTGCCAATAAGCATCTCACAGTCATTGAAGACGATGTGTTTGTCGGTAGCGATACCCAGCTGGTGGCACCTGTGACCATTGGTAAAGGCGCAACTTTAGGTGCAGGCTCTACTATTACCCGTGATGTCGGCGCCGATGAGCTAGTGATCACCCGTGTTAAACAGCGCCATCTGTCGGGTTGGCAACGCCCTGTTAAGATTAAGAAATAA
- a CDS encoding F0F1 ATP synthase subunit epsilon, translated as MSAMTVQLDIVSAESSIFSGRVASLQVTGSEGELGIMHGHAQLLSYIKPGMARIVKQDGSEEVFYLSGGILEVQPSSVSVLADVVLRAKDIDEQAALEAKRRAEAHMATAGADFNYEAAMVELAKAMAQLRVVETIKKNIAR; from the coding sequence ATGTCAGCCATGACAGTACAGCTTGATATCGTAAGCGCAGAGAGCAGCATCTTCTCTGGTCGCGTAGCTAGCCTACAAGTGACCGGTTCAGAAGGTGAGTTGGGCATCATGCATGGCCATGCTCAACTGCTAAGCTATATCAAACCTGGCATGGCGCGCATCGTCAAACAAGACGGCAGCGAAGAAGTGTTTTACCTATCCGGTGGCATACTGGAAGTACAACCTTCTTCAGTTTCTGTATTGGCTGATGTGGTTTTGCGTGCCAAAGATATTGATGAACAGGCAGCATTAGAAGCTAAGCGTCGTGCAGAAGCCCATATGGCTACTGCGGGTGCGGACTTCAACTATGAAGCGGCTATGGTTGAGTTAGCAAAAGCTATGGCTCAACTACGTGTTGTTGAAACCATCAAGAAGAACATTGCCAGATAA